From a region of the Coffea arabica cultivar ET-39 chromosome 3e, Coffea Arabica ET-39 HiFi, whole genome shotgun sequence genome:
- the LOC113738022 gene encoding alkaline/neutral invertase A, mitochondrial yields MNTSSCIGLSTMKPCRRILVSCKNSSLFGFPFLNSNYLITDNLSKLQPNLNDLPDSSNRVVGFTRTNTPNWRAFCLSGSDSGQSRFFSGCPLHTSNDRLVSNKVNVASDVRNHSTSIESQVNQNSFEKIYVRGDLHVKPLLIETIEEAHKVLENVEKDKDNEARVEVNDSLGVNIDNLNQRSDGSMVFRSTLKREVSEVEKEAWKLLRGAVVNYCGLPVGTVAAADPADKLPLNYDQVFIRDFVPSALAFLLNGEGEIVKNFLLHTLQLQSWEKTVDCHSPGQGLMPASFKVKAVPLEGRNGEFEDVLDPDFGESAIGRVAPVDSGLWWIILLRAYGKITGDYSLQERVDVQTGIRWILNLCLTDGFDMFPTLLVTDGSCMIDRRMGIHGHPLEIQSLFYSALRCSREMLTVNDSTKKLVAAINNRLSALSFHIREYYWVDMKKINEIYRYKTEEYSTEAINKFNIYPEQIPSWLVDWIPENGGYFIGNLQPAHMDFRFFTLGNLWAIISSLGTPTQNEGVLSLIEDKWDDLVSDMPLKICYPALECEEWRVITGSDPKNTPWSYHNAGSWPTLLWQFTLACMKMGKPELASRALASAEKRLLVDQWPEYYDTRHGRFIGKQSRLYQTWTIAGYLTSKMLLENPEMASMLFWNEDYEILENCVCGLNKNGRRTKCARVASRSPSVSEPLLPQIK; encoded by the exons ATGAATACCAGCAGCTGTATTGGACTTTCCACTATGAAACCCTGTCGTAGAATCTTAGTTAGCTGCAAGAATTCATCCCTTTTCGGATTCCCATTTCTCAACTCTAATTATTTGATTACTGACAATTTGTCGAAATTACAACCGAATTTGAATGATTTACCTGATTCTAGCAATAGGGTTGTAGGTTTTACTAGAACAAATACTCCGAACTGGAGAGCTTTTTGTTTATCTGGTTCGGATTCTGGACAATCTAGGTTTTTTTCTGGCTGTCCACTTCATACGAGTAATGATAGACTTgtttcaaataaagtaaatgttGCGTCGGATGTCAGGAACCATTCGACGTCCATTGAATCTCAAGTTAATCAAAACAGCTTTGAGAAAATTTATGTTAGAGGAGATTTACATGTGAAGCCCTTGTTGATTGAGACAATTGAAGAGGCTCACAAGGTACtggaaaatgtagaaaaagataAAGATAATGAAGCTAGGGTAGAGGTAAATGATAGTTTAGGTGTAAATATAGATAATCTCAACCAGCGCTCGGATGGGTCAATGGTTTTTAGATCGACCCTGAAGAGAGAGGTGTCTGAGGTAGAAAAAGAGGCTTGGAAATTGCTTCGAGGGGCTGTTGTAAATTATTGTGGACTCCCTGTGGGGACTGTTGCTGCTGCTGATCCTGCTGATAAGCTGCCTTTGAACTATGATCAAGTCTTCATTCGTGATTTTGTCCCTTCAGCTCTTGCTTTCTTGCTTAATGGTGAAGGAGAAATTGTCAAGAACTTTCTGCTTCATACCCTACAACTACAG AGTTGGGAAAAGACTGTGGACTGCCACAGCCCTGGACAGGGGTTGATGCCTGCCAGTTTTAAAGTTAAGGCTGTGCCTCTtgaaggaagaaatggagaatttgaggatgttttggATCCTGATTTTGGTGAATCTGCTATTGGACGTGTTGCACCTGTTGATTCTG GTTTGTGGTGGATAATTCTGTTGAGAGCTTATGGAAAGATCACAGGGGATTATTCTCTGCAAGAGAGGGTTGATGTGCAGACAGGCATCAGATGGATACTCAATTTGTGTTTGACTGACGGTTTTGATATGTTTCCTACTCTCTTAGTCACTGATGGGTCCTGCATGATTGACAGAAGGATGGGTATTCATGGCCATCCTCTCGAAATCCAA TCTTTATTTTATTCAGCTCTACGCTGTTCCCGTGAGATGCTTACTGTCAATGATTCAACAAAGAAGCTAGTTGCAGCCATCAATAACCGTCTCAGTGCACTTTCTTTTCACATAAGGGAGTATTATTGGGTGGACATGAAAAAGATCAACGAAATATATCGATACAAGACAGAAGAATACTCAACCGAGGCGATCAACAAATTTAATATATATCCAGAGCAGATTCCATCTTGGCTTGTGGATTGGATACCTGAGAATGGCGGATACTTTATTGGCAATCTACAACCTGCTCATATGGATTTTAGATTTTTCACGCTTGGAAATCTTTGGGCTATTATATCATCGCTGGGAACGCCTACGCAAAATGAAGGTGTACTCAGTTTGATTGAAGACAAATGGGATGACCTTGTGTCAGACATGCCTCTTAAGATATGTTATCCGGCTTTGGAGTGCGAAGAATGGCGCGTTATCACAGGCAGTGACCCTAAAAATAC GCCATGGTCTTATCATAATGCTGGGTCGTGGCCAACACTGCTGTGGCAG TTCACGCTGGCTTGCATGAAGATGGGCAAACCAGAATTAGCAAGCAGAGCATTGGCTTCGGCTGAGAAAAGGCTTCTAGTGGATCAGTGGCCCGAATATTATGATACCAGACATGGAAGGTTTATAGGAAAACAGTCTCGACTTTATCAGACGTGGACAATTGCTGGATACCTTACCTCTAAAATGCTACTGGAAAATCCAGAGATGGCTTCAATGTTGTTTTGGAATGAAGATTATGAGATTCTGGAGAACTGTGTATGCGGGCTGAACAAAAATGGGCGGCGAACAAAGTGTGCACGTGTTGCGAGTAGATCACCTAGTGTGTCTGAGCCGCTGCTACCACAAATAAAGTAG
- the LOC113738024 gene encoding gibberellin 2-beta-dioxygenase 2, with the protein MVVAAPTPDGNEKTRATELPVIDLSDRRSEVSKLMVKACEDFGFFKLINHGVADDIIAKMEEQSYQFFAKPSSEKELAGPSKPYGYGCRNIGCNGDVGEVEYLILDGNPASIARSSETISADAIEFRCAVRSYVEAVRALACEILEVMAEGLGVPHTSVFSALVRDVDADSLLRLNHYPPVPHWDTSPSDPRHQNPRIGFGEHTDPQILTLLRSNDVRGLQISLHDGVWVPVDPHPQAFFVNVGDVLQAMTNGRFLSVKHRATVSWYRSRMSMAYFASPPLRARIGPIPEMVTPHNPPLYRSFTWDEYKKATYSRRLGDGRLNMFRFQPNDELGK; encoded by the exons ATGGTGGTGGCAGCTCCAACTCCAGATGGTAATGAGAAAACAAGAGCCACCGAGCTCCCTGTCATTGACCTTTCGGACAGGAGGTCCGAGGTCTCGAAGCTGATGGTGAAAGCGTGCGAAGATTTCGGGTTTTTCAAGCTCATCAACCACGGAGTTGCTGATGATATCATTGCCAAAATGGAAGAACAAAGTTACCAGTTTTTCGCAAAGCCCTCCTCCGAGAAAGAACTGGCAGGCCCTTCTAAGCCCTATGGCTACGGCTGCAGGAACATTGGCTGCAATGGAGACGTTGGAGAGGTTGAATATCTCATTCTTGATGGCAACCCTGCCTCCATTGCTCGCTCCTCCGAAACCATTTCCGCCGACGCTATCGAGTTCAG GTGCGCAGTGAGGAGTTATGTAGAAGCAGTTAGGGCGTTGGCATGCGAGATATTGGAGGTGATGGCAGAAGGGTTGGGGGTCCCACACACCTCAGTCTTCAGCGCCCTCGTCAGAGACGTCGACGCTGACTCCCTCCTCAGGCTCAATCACTATCCCCCCGTTCCCCATTGGGACACGTCACCTTCCGACCCTCGCCATCAAAACCCTCGGATCGGCTTTGGCGAGCACACTGACCCTCAGATCTTGACCCTCCTCAGATCCAACGACGTCCGTGGCCTCCAAATCTCACTCCACGACGGGGTTTGGGTCCCGGTCGATCCCCACCCCCAAGCCTTCTTCGTCAATGTTGGTGACGTGTTACag GCCATGACAAACGGGAGGTTCTTGAGCGTGAAACACCGAGCCACGGTGAGCTGGTACCGGTCCAGAATGTCAATGGCCTACTTCGCCTCCCCACCACTCCGTGCAAGGATCGGCCCAATCCCCGAAATGGTGACGCCACACAATCCGCCCCTTTACAGATCATTTACGTGGGACGAATACAAGAAAGCTACCTATTCTCGACGCCTCGGAGATGGCCGTCTCAATATGTTCAGGTTCCAACCAAACGATGAGCTCGGAAAGTGA